A single Streptomyces sp. Edi2 DNA region contains:
- the secY gene encoding preprotein translocase subunit SecY — protein sequence MLTAFARAFKTPDLRKKLLFTLGIIVLYRIGVHIPVPGVNYANVEFCTARTHANSGLFGLVNMFSGGALLQITIFALGIMPYITASIILQLLTVVIPRLEALKKEGQSGQAKITQYTRYLAVALAALEGTALVTAARAGSLFQGCTRQIVPNDTEFTTITMVITMTAGTCLTMWLGELVTDRGIGNGMSILMFISIAARFPSALWQIKLTGELADGWIEFFAVIAVGLAMVALVVFVEQAQRRIPVQYAKRMIGRRSYGGTSTYIPLKVNQAGVIPVIFASSLLSIPALIAQFSQSKAAWATWIATNFTKGDRPVYIAAYVLLIVFFAFFYVAISFNPEEVADNMKKHGGFIPGIRAGRPTAEYLSYVLNRITWPGSLYLGLIALVPTMELVLFHANQNFPFGGTSILIIVSVGLETVKQIESQLQQRNYEGFLR from the coding sequence GTGCTCACCGCGTTCGCCCGAGCGTTCAAGACGCCCGACCTGCGCAAGAAGCTGCTGTTCACACTGGGCATCATCGTGCTCTACCGGATCGGAGTGCACATCCCGGTCCCAGGGGTGAACTACGCGAACGTCGAGTTCTGCACGGCTCGGACCCACGCCAACAGCGGGTTGTTCGGCCTGGTGAACATGTTCAGCGGTGGTGCGCTGCTGCAGATCACGATCTTCGCGCTGGGGATCATGCCGTACATCACGGCGAGCATCATCCTCCAGCTGCTGACCGTGGTGATCCCGCGGCTGGAAGCCCTCAAGAAAGAGGGCCAGTCCGGCCAGGCGAAGATCACCCAGTACACCCGCTATCTGGCCGTGGCGCTCGCCGCTCTGGAGGGCACCGCCCTGGTAACCGCCGCCCGCGCCGGTTCGCTCTTCCAGGGCTGCACGCGCCAGATCGTGCCCAACGACACGGAATTCACCACCATCACGATGGTCATCACCATGACGGCCGGCACCTGCCTGACCATGTGGCTCGGTGAGCTGGTCACCGACCGCGGCATCGGCAACGGCATGTCGATCCTGATGTTCATCTCGATCGCCGCCCGCTTCCCGAGTGCGCTGTGGCAGATCAAGCTCACCGGCGAGCTGGCCGACGGCTGGATCGAGTTCTTCGCCGTCATCGCGGTCGGCCTGGCGATGGTCGCCCTGGTGGTCTTCGTCGAGCAGGCCCAGCGGCGCATCCCGGTGCAGTACGCGAAGCGGATGATCGGCCGCCGGTCCTATGGCGGAACGTCCACTTACATCCCGCTCAAGGTGAACCAGGCAGGTGTGATTCCCGTTATCTTCGCGTCGTCGCTGCTCTCCATCCCGGCGCTCATCGCACAGTTCAGCCAGTCGAAGGCGGCATGGGCGACTTGGATCGCCACCAACTTCACCAAGGGAGACCGCCCCGTTTACATCGCCGCGTACGTCTTGTTGATCGTGTTCTTCGCCTTCTTCTACGTGGCCATCAGCTTCAACCCCGAAGAAGTCGCCGACAACATGAAAAAGCACGGTGGCTTCATCCCGGGTATCCGGGCTGGTCGCCCGACGGCCGAGTACCTCAGCTACGTGCTCAACCGGATCACGTGGCCGGGCTCGCTGTATCTGGGGCTGATCGCACTCGTACCAACAATGGAGTTGGTGCTTTTCCACGCGAACCAGAACTTCCCGTTCGGCGGGACAAGCATCCTCATCATCGTGAGTGTGGGCCTGGAGACCGTGAAGCAGATCGAGAGCCAGCTCCAGCAGCGCAACTACGAAGGGTTCCTCCGCTGA